From Companilactobacillus heilongjiangensis, one genomic window encodes:
- a CDS encoding phenolic acid decarboxylase has translation MTKTFKTLDDFLGTHFIYTYDNGWEYEWYAKNDHTADYRIHGGMVAGRWVTDQKADILMLTEGVYKVSWTEPTGTDVALDFMPNENKMHGTIFFPKWVEEHPEITVTYQNEHIDLMEESREKYETYPKLVVPEMAKITYMGDAGQNNNDVISEAPYKGLPDDIRAGKYFDENYHRINK, from the coding sequence ATGACAAAAACTTTTAAAACATTAGATGACTTTTTAGGAACACATTTTATTTACACTTATGACAATGGCTGGGAGTATGAATGGTACGCTAAGAATGATCACACCGCTGATTACCGAATTCACGGTGGAATGGTTGCTGGACGTTGGGTAACTGACCAAAAAGCTGATATTCTTATGCTTACAGAAGGTGTTTACAAAGTTTCATGGACGGAACCAACTGGTACTGACGTTGCTTTGGACTTCATGCCTAATGAAAACAAGATGCACGGAACAATCTTTTTCCCTAAGTGGGTTGAAGAACATCCCGAAATCACAGTTACTTATCAAAATGAACACATTGATTTAATGGAAGAATCACGTGAGAAGTACGAAACATATCCTAAGCTAGTCGTTCCAGAAATGGCTAAAATCACTTATATGGGTGATGCAGGTCAAAATAACAACGATGTTATCAGCGAAGCTCCTTATAAAGGATTGCCAGATGACATTCGTGCCGGAAAATATTTCGACGAAAACTACCACCGTATCAATAAATAA
- a CDS encoding SPFH domain-containing protein — translation MFGFKIVRQNHVGLVETLGKYRREVSAGLNVYIPFIQKVRIVDLAMIPLSLQGYSVITKDNAEVQTNVTLNYHITDARKFQYENSNSVESMIQLVRGHLRDIIGKLDLNEALGSTSQINADLATAIGDLTDTYGIKVDRVNIDELKPSASITESMEKQIRADREKTAAIAKANGDARSIEIETKARNEATVSTAKAEAEATIARADAKAYEIKKLNDTLAAVDNKYFTAQQIQAFAALANSAANTVVMDKDSIAKYADIPVTAKVMNQMVNK, via the coding sequence ATGTTTGGTTTTAAAATAGTACGTCAGAATCATGTTGGTTTGGTAGAAACTTTAGGAAAATACAGACGTGAAGTTAGCGCTGGTTTGAATGTTTATATACCTTTTATACAGAAAGTACGTATTGTTGACTTGGCGATGATTCCTTTGTCACTGCAAGGTTATTCGGTTATTACCAAGGATAATGCGGAAGTCCAAACTAATGTCACCTTGAATTATCACATAACTGATGCGCGTAAATTTCAATATGAAAATAGCAACTCAGTTGAATCAATGATTCAGTTGGTTCGTGGTCACTTGCGTGATATTATCGGTAAATTAGATTTGAACGAGGCATTGGGCTCCACTTCTCAAATTAATGCCGACCTAGCAACAGCTATCGGAGATTTGACGGATACATATGGTATCAAAGTTGATCGTGTTAATATCGACGAATTGAAACCATCTGCTTCAATCACTGAATCAATGGAGAAACAAATTCGGGCTGATCGTGAAAAAACTGCCGCAATTGCCAAAGCTAACGGTGATGCCAGAAGTATTGAAATTGAAACTAAAGCTAGAAATGAGGCCACGGTTTCAACAGCCAAGGCGGAAGCTGAAGCTACAATTGCCAGAGCCGATGCCAAAGCTTACGAAATCAAGAAGTTGAACGATACTTTAGCAGCCGTTGACAACAAGTATTTCACTGCCCAACAAATCCAAGCATTCGCTGCATTAGCTAATTCAGCCGCTAACACTGTAGTTATGGACAAAGATTCAATCGCTAAATACGCTGATATTCCTGTAACTGCTAAGGTTATGAATCAAATGGTAAACAAATAA
- a CDS encoding glycosyltransferase family 8 protein codes for MNLLFAIDDNVTQQLMTTLYSIKQNSTFEKYSVYVIQDQKLRKNDEIKSFCQKLGMHYHPVIIDDDQFDDAPTTDRYPKTIYYRLLAYKYLPKNIKRILYLDIDILVINDLKPLYTIDLKNYWYAAASHTSLDVTDNINKLRLGNYEAEGYFNSGIMLMDLQAIRENVKAEDIFNYINKMGATLLLPDQDILNGLYGQNIMRIPDELYNYDARMNPLYYAKSNGEWDIDWVIDHTAILHFCGRDKPWRPEYKERFSGLYKHYQRKAGLL; via the coding sequence ATGAATTTATTATTTGCGATTGATGACAATGTAACGCAACAATTAATGACTACTTTATATTCGATTAAACAGAATTCTACCTTTGAAAAGTATTCTGTCTATGTAATTCAAGATCAGAAATTACGCAAGAACGATGAAATTAAAAGTTTTTGTCAGAAGTTAGGGATGCATTATCACCCCGTAATAATTGATGATGACCAATTTGACGATGCACCAACGACTGACCGTTATCCTAAGACTATCTATTATCGACTATTGGCATATAAGTATTTGCCTAAAAATATTAAACGGATTCTTTATTTGGATATTGATATTTTAGTTATTAATGATTTGAAGCCGTTATATACAATTGATTTGAAAAATTACTGGTATGCGGCTGCCAGTCACACATCTTTGGACGTAACTGATAACATCAATAAATTGCGTTTGGGTAATTATGAGGCTGAGGGTTACTTTAATTCTGGGATCATGTTGATGGATTTGCAGGCTATCCGAGAAAATGTCAAAGCTGAAGATATTTTCAACTATATCAATAAGATGGGAGCTACATTATTGTTGCCAGATCAGGATATTTTGAATGGTCTGTACGGTCAAAATATTATGAGAATCCCCGATGAATTATACAATTATGATGCAAGGATGAATCCACTTTATTATGCAAAAAGTAATGGCGAGTGGGACATCGATTGGGTGATTGATCACACGGCTATTTTACATTTCTGCGGTCGTGACAAACCATGGCGCCCCGAATACAAAGAACGTTTTTCAGGATTATATAAGCATTATCAACGAAAAGCAGGGCTACTTTAG
- a CDS encoding peptide deformylase — translation MIRPINRDTALLSQKAELATKDDHNVVTDLLDTLKANSENCVGMAANMIGINKRIIVFSMGIMNVPMINPTIISKSGEYSTSEGCLSLIGERATKRYKKITVKYLDNNLNEQTQEFSDFIAEIIQHEIDHCDGILI, via the coding sequence ATGATCAGACCTATTAATCGTGACACTGCACTACTTTCTCAAAAAGCTGAACTCGCTACTAAAGACGACCATAACGTCGTTACGGATCTGCTGGATACTTTGAAAGCTAACTCGGAAAATTGTGTTGGCATGGCTGCTAATATGATTGGTATTAATAAACGAATTATTGTTTTTTCTATGGGTATTATGAATGTTCCAATGATTAATCCCACTATTATTAGTAAGTCTGGCGAATATTCCACTTCCGAAGGTTGTCTTTCCTTGATTGGTGAACGTGCAACTAAGCGTTATAAAAAAATCACCGTGAAATATTTGGATAATAATCTTAATGAACAGACGCAAGAATTTTCTGATTTTATTGCTGAAATTATTCAACATGAAATTGACCACTGCGACGGTATTTTAATTTAG
- a CDS encoding SLAP domain-containing protein, whose amino-acid sequence MKKLLYSSIILGAAVFALGIQGNNALTVKAEDVVSAEPANEPASEKVEPKEDIDVPVEEKSDLPSKTEISQNNSDIDVDTVPVLAPKTGNRVNVSDGSNPLIYIKPREDKIAGLSNTEDPANKGDLMVPYTYHGNAAIFEIEDGKIALDDSKETGYKERDFDDVYVNDPDIRSKSGAFTEVIYGISSGNQVTKKEKLIEALKQEAFFFMERRNHGYSNEAELNSYEDAFNKKLDEIKALNDDGTPVVKTPVTETTTISHSHHTSTKAQNHDQDDEKLPLVIVAIRQAQLYTADGQTVTDRGLSDSSVWMADKVATINGQKMYRISANEWVAASDVI is encoded by the coding sequence ATGAAGAAATTACTATATAGCTCAATTATTCTTGGTGCAGCCGTTTTTGCGCTGGGAATCCAAGGAAACAATGCTCTAACAGTTAAGGCAGAAGATGTTGTAAGTGCAGAACCAGCAAATGAACCTGCTAGTGAAAAAGTTGAACCTAAAGAAGATATTGACGTGCCAGTTGAAGAAAAGTCAGATCTCCCAAGTAAAACTGAAATATCTCAAAATAATTCTGACATTGATGTAGACACAGTACCTGTTTTAGCTCCCAAAACAGGTAATAGGGTTAATGTATCTGATGGTAGCAATCCCTTGATTTATATTAAGCCAAGAGAAGATAAAATTGCTGGTTTATCTAATACTGAAGATCCGGCTAACAAAGGCGACTTAATGGTTCCTTATACATATCATGGAAATGCGGCTATCTTTGAGATTGAAGATGGAAAAATTGCTCTGGATGATAGTAAGGAAACAGGTTATAAAGAGAGAGACTTTGATGATGTTTATGTAAATGATCCAGATATTCGTAGTAAAAGTGGGGCTTTTACTGAAGTTATTTATGGAATTAGTTCAGGAAATCAAGTAACCAAAAAAGAAAAATTAATTGAGGCTTTAAAGCAAGAAGCATTCTTTTTTATGGAACGTAGAAATCATGGTTATAGTAATGAAGCAGAATTAAATTCGTATGAGGATGCTTTTAATAAGAAACTTGATGAAATTAAAGCTTTAAATGATGATGGGACTCCAGTTGTAAAAACACCAGTTACAGAAACAACGACAATTTCACATAGTCACCACACATCAACAAAGGCGCAAAATCATGATCAAGATGACGAGAAATTACCTTTAGTTATTGTAGCAATTCGTCAAGCACAACTTTACACGGCTGATGGTCAAACGGTAACTGACCGTGGATTAAGCGATAGCAGCGTTTGGATGGCCGATAAAGTGGCAACAATTAATGGACAAAAAATGTATCGTATTTCTGCCAACGAATGGGTTGCAGCAAGCGATGTTATCTAA
- a CDS encoding Nramp family divalent metal transporter — protein sequence MAEKRKLIQYANGPSLEEINGTVSVPKDKGFFKTLLAYSGPGALVAVGYMDPGNWSTSITGGQNFQYLLMSVILMSSLIAMLLQYMAAKLGIVSKMDLAQAIRARTSKSLGIVLWILTEFAIMATDIAEVIGGAIALYLLFNIPLVIAVFITVGDVLVLLLLTKIGFRKIEAIVVCLILVILFVFVYQVALSNPNWSAAFAGLLPTGKTFATGPTIGGQTPLTGALGIIGATVMPHNLYLHSAISQTRKVDHADEKSVAQNVRFSAWDSNIQLTAAFFVNALLLVMGVAVFKSGAVKDPSFFGLYHALSDTSTLSNGVLIAVAKSGVLSTLFAVALLASGQNSTITGTLSGQVIMEGFVHMKMPLWLRRLVTRLLSVIPVLICVMLTSGKSSIDEHVALNDLMNNSQVFLAFALPFSMLPLLLMTDSATEMGNKFKNATWIKWFGWFSVLALTFLNLYGLPGQIQAFYGDNPTAGQMTQANIIAGVLIAAVLALLIWTMLDMHKGNERLKASLAAEHVDSTYAHLAKMSAEAKTEADFDKAATVERDAEQR from the coding sequence ATGGCTGAAAAGCGTAAATTAATCCAATATGCCAATGGTCCTTCACTAGAAGAGATCAACGGCACAGTTTCAGTACCAAAAGACAAAGGTTTTTTCAAAACACTACTTGCATACTCAGGTCCCGGGGCATTAGTTGCCGTCGGTTACATGGATCCAGGTAACTGGTCAACATCAATCACTGGTGGTCAAAATTTCCAATACTTACTAATGTCAGTTATTCTTATGTCTAGTTTAATTGCCATGTTGTTACAATATATGGCAGCTAAACTAGGCATAGTGAGTAAGATGGACTTGGCACAGGCCATTCGTGCTCGTACAAGCAAATCACTAGGTATCGTTTTATGGATTTTAACTGAATTCGCTATTATGGCGACTGATATTGCCGAAGTTATCGGTGGTGCGATTGCCTTGTATCTATTATTCAATATCCCATTAGTAATTGCCGTTTTCATTACTGTTGGTGATGTTCTAGTCTTGCTATTATTAACAAAAATTGGTTTCAGAAAAATTGAAGCTATCGTTGTATGTTTAATTCTCGTAATTTTATTTGTATTCGTTTATCAAGTTGCACTATCAAATCCTAATTGGAGTGCCGCATTTGCTGGATTGTTGCCAACAGGTAAAACTTTCGCAACTGGTCCAACTATTGGTGGTCAAACACCTTTGACTGGTGCACTAGGAATTATCGGTGCCACAGTTATGCCTCATAATTTGTACTTGCATTCAGCTATTTCTCAAACAAGAAAAGTTGATCATGCTGATGAAAAATCAGTTGCCCAAAATGTTCGTTTCTCAGCTTGGGATTCAAATATCCAACTAACAGCTGCTTTCTTCGTTAACGCTTTGCTATTAGTTATGGGTGTTGCCGTCTTCAAGAGTGGTGCCGTTAAAGACCCATCATTCTTCGGTTTGTATCACGCTTTATCAGATACCTCAACTTTAAGCAATGGAGTTTTGATTGCCGTTGCTAAATCAGGTGTCCTTTCAACATTATTCGCCGTTGCTCTATTGGCTTCAGGTCAAAATTCAACTATTACTGGTACACTATCTGGACAAGTCATTATGGAAGGCTTCGTTCACATGAAGATGCCTCTTTGGTTAAGACGTTTAGTTACACGTTTGTTGTCAGTTATCCCCGTACTAATTTGTGTTATGTTGACAAGCGGTAAGAGCTCAATTGACGAGCACGTTGCCTTGAACGATTTGATGAATAATTCACAAGTATTCTTGGCATTCGCTTTACCATTCTCAATGTTGCCATTATTATTGATGACTGACAGTGCCACGGAAATGGGTAACAAATTCAAAAATGCTACTTGGATCAAGTGGTTCGGCTGGTTCTCAGTTCTCGCATTAACATTCTTGAATCTTTACGGATTGCCTGGTCAAATCCAAGCATTCTATGGCGATAATCCAACTGCTGGTCAAATGACTCAAGCAAATATCATCGCTGGTGTCTTGATTGCCGCTGTTCTAGCACTCCTAATTTGGACAATGCTTGATATGCACAAGGGTAATGAAAGACTTAAGGCATCATTAGCCGCTGAACACGTTGATTCAACATATGCTCACTTGGCTAAAATGTCAGCAGAAGCTAAGACTGAAGCAGACTTTGATAAAGCCGCTACTGTCGAAAGAGATGCTGAACAAAGATAA
- a CDS encoding universal stress protein, with the protein MSKQNNTFERVLVGVDDSADAQLAFRYAMHRCIKDSSTLIITSILEDNEMNVYQALTRDYVHGERKELEEHLKEYRQVALDAGVKKVELMVAEGDPGETIVKDVIPASDADLLVIGSLSKKGIKKYFGSQAAYMAKYSPISIMIIR; encoded by the coding sequence ATGTCGAAGCAAAACAACACTTTTGAACGTGTTTTAGTCGGTGTTGATGATTCAGCAGATGCTCAATTGGCGTTTAGATATGCAATGCACCGCTGTATCAAAGATAGTTCAACGTTAATCATTACTTCTATTCTGGAAGATAATGAAATGAATGTTTATCAAGCGTTGACAAGAGACTATGTTCACGGCGAACGTAAAGAACTTGAAGAGCACTTGAAAGAATATCGTCAAGTAGCTTTAGATGCTGGAGTTAAGAAAGTTGAGTTAATGGTAGCTGAAGGGGATCCTGGTGAAACAATCGTCAAGGATGTAATTCCTGCCTCAGATGCGGACTTACTAGTTATCGGTTCACTTTCTAAAAAGGGAATCAAGAAATACTTCGGTTCGCAAGCAGCCTATATGGCAAAATATTCACCTATCTCAATCATGATTATTCGTTAA
- a CDS encoding metal-dependent transcriptional regulator translates to MNDLNFLRLIFELGGSFQNANNIDLAVKANVSKASISDRTQHLAKLGLVKYTKYYGTRLTKKGLNRVTPLIQQHRLLETWLYEKLNIPISDIYEQATKLSDHPDILLIDRLNIYLDYPETCPHGNIIPINSEIPEFTQASLLANQDISETTLRIINFTEDDYLFKILSNIDLRLDDKIRVLNRNNYDHSIVVLNLRNNLKQILPKNITKKVRIEKVPVATTEKSI, encoded by the coding sequence TTGAATGACTTAAACTTTTTAAGACTTATCTTCGAATTAGGTGGTAGTTTCCAAAATGCCAACAATATTGATTTAGCCGTCAAAGCCAATGTCAGCAAGGCTTCTATCTCAGATAGAACTCAGCATCTTGCAAAGTTAGGCTTGGTTAAGTACACAAAATACTACGGAACCCGACTTACAAAGAAGGGATTGAACCGAGTCACTCCCCTAATTCAACAACATCGCTTACTAGAAACATGGCTTTATGAAAAATTAAATATTCCTATAAGTGACATCTACGAACAAGCAACAAAATTATCGGACCATCCCGATATATTATTGATTGACCGACTTAATATCTACTTGGATTATCCAGAAACATGTCCGCACGGAAATATCATCCCAATTAATAGTGAGATACCTGAGTTCACTCAGGCGTCCCTACTCGCCAATCAAGATATTTCCGAGACTACCTTACGAATTATCAATTTCACTGAAGACGACTATCTCTTTAAGATTTTGAGCAATATCGACTTACGATTAGATGACAAAATCAGGGTACTAAATCGCAATAATTATGATCACTCAATAGTAGTTTTGAATCTGCGCAACAATTTAAAGCAAATTTTGCCAAAAAATATTACTAAGAAAGTTCGTATCGAAAAGGTTCCTGTAGCAACAACAGAAAAAAGCATTTGA
- a CDS encoding MarR family winged helix-turn-helix transcriptional regulator — MKNIGYLAQDISILHRQYYKDTRDKFNEINLNPTAACILLAVSDYENISQNQVARSLVIDKGLATREINKMEKLNYLTKTDGAGKTKILQLTTEGKKVIDTVQSIRSQWWEDRFAKSGITPDSPLVSSIEAVVSTIVGPINEK, encoded by the coding sequence ATGAAAAATATCGGTTACTTAGCGCAAGACATATCTATCTTACATAGACAATATTACAAGGATACAAGGGATAAATTCAACGAAATCAACTTGAACCCGACCGCAGCGTGTATTTTATTAGCTGTGAGCGATTATGAAAACATCAGTCAAAATCAAGTTGCCCGTTCATTAGTGATCGATAAAGGCTTAGCAACCCGTGAAATCAATAAGATGGAAAAACTTAATTATCTAACAAAGACTGATGGGGCAGGGAAAACTAAGATTTTACAGCTCACAACAGAGGGAAAAAAAGTCATTGATACGGTTCAATCAATCCGTAGTCAATGGTGGGAAGATAGATTTGCAAAATCCGGCATTACGCCAGATAGTCCGTTGGTTTCTTCAATTGAGGCTGTTGTATCAACGATTGTGGGACCTATAAATGAAAAGTAA
- the alsS gene encoding acetolactate synthase AlsS, with translation MTEQPNGAQALIQTMINQGVKYVFGLPGAKIDQLFESLEYNDNPKTPKLIITRHEQNAAFIAAGIGRLTGKPGVVATTSGPGVSNLATGLITATSEGDPVVALGGQVPRNDIARLTHQSISSKELLAAATKESVEIQDANNLSESFANAYQNAMAPKSGATFISIPQDVLNDKVSNNTINGLSPIEQGGADQETVNKIIEKIEHAKLPVILAGMRSSTNEVTHKIHKFLHKFSIPVVETFQGAGVISRDLEKNYYGRVGLFRNQIGDTILKESDLIIAVGYDPIEYEARNWNVGRTGEIINLDSIAPEITNDYQPDLIVQADIAKTLDEVSESLPADIDLGTDMHKHLADQQEKFTKKDAIPENHSDKNGIHPLAIIHALQNQVNDDTTVTVDVGSLYIWMARHFRSYKPRHLLFSNGMQTLGVALPWAIAAALERPEQPIVSVAGDGGFLFSGQELETAVRLHLNIVQLIWDDGYYDMVRFQEIAKYGHESGVELGPVDFVKYAESFGATGMRVERTEDLEPMLAKAFNTKGPVILHIPVDYSDNINLASKLVDDVLN, from the coding sequence ATGACAGAACAACCAAATGGTGCTCAAGCGTTGATTCAAACAATGATTAATCAAGGAGTTAAGTATGTTTTTGGACTACCTGGTGCTAAAATCGACCAACTTTTTGAATCGCTTGAATACAACGATAATCCTAAAACTCCCAAACTAATCATCACTCGCCACGAACAAAATGCGGCCTTTATTGCTGCGGGAATCGGTCGTTTGACTGGTAAACCTGGTGTCGTAGCTACTACTTCAGGTCCTGGTGTCTCCAACTTAGCAACTGGTTTAATTACCGCCACTTCTGAAGGTGACCCAGTTGTTGCTCTTGGTGGTCAAGTTCCTCGAAACGATATTGCTAGGTTAACCCACCAGAGTATCTCAAGTAAAGAGCTTTTAGCTGCTGCAACAAAAGAGAGTGTGGAAATTCAAGATGCAAATAATTTGTCGGAGTCATTTGCAAACGCTTACCAAAATGCGATGGCACCTAAATCTGGTGCTACTTTTATCTCCATCCCTCAAGATGTTTTGAATGACAAAGTCAGCAATAATACCATCAATGGCTTGTCTCCCATCGAACAAGGTGGTGCTGATCAAGAAACTGTTAATAAGATTATTGAAAAGATTGAACATGCTAAGTTACCTGTAATTTTAGCTGGTATGCGTTCGTCAACTAATGAAGTAACTCATAAAATTCATAAATTTTTACATAAGTTCTCAATTCCTGTTGTTGAAACTTTCCAAGGCGCTGGTGTTATCTCACGTGACCTTGAAAAGAATTACTACGGTCGTGTTGGACTATTTAGAAACCAAATTGGTGACACAATCCTCAAGGAAAGTGATTTAATCATCGCTGTCGGTTATGATCCAATCGAATACGAAGCCAGAAATTGGAACGTTGGCAGAACTGGCGAAATTATCAACCTAGATAGTATTGCCCCTGAAATCACTAACGATTATCAACCAGACTTAATTGTTCAAGCTGATATTGCTAAAACTTTGGACGAAGTTAGTGAAAGTTTACCCGCTGACATTGACCTTGGCACTGATATGCACAAGCATTTGGCTGACCAACAAGAGAAATTTACTAAGAAAGATGCTATTCCTGAAAATCACTCGGATAAAAACGGAATTCATCCTCTAGCAATCATCCACGCTTTGCAAAATCAAGTTAACGATGACACAACTGTAACTGTTGACGTAGGATCGCTTTATATCTGGATGGCACGTCATTTCAGAAGTTATAAACCACGTCACCTATTATTCAGTAACGGTATGCAAACACTCGGTGTGGCGCTTCCATGGGCCATTGCAGCTGCTTTGGAACGTCCAGAACAACCAATCGTTTCCGTTGCTGGTGACGGTGGCTTCCTATTCTCTGGTCAAGAACTGGAGACAGCAGTTCGTCTACACCTCAACATCGTTCAATTGATTTGGGACGACGGATATTACGATATGGTTCGTTTCCAAGAAATTGCTAAATACGGTCACGAATCTGGCGTTGAATTAGGACCAGTTGATTTTGTTAAATATGCTGAAAGTTTCGGTGCTACTGGTATGCGCGTTGAAAGAACCGAAGATTTGGAACCTATGCTTGCCAAAGCCTTTAACACCAAGGGTCCAGTCATCTTGCACATCCCTGTTGATTATTCAGACAACATCAACCTTGCATCTAAACTTGTCGATGACGTATTGAACTAA
- the budA gene encoding acetolactate decarboxylase, translating to MAKTHTLYQHGTLALLVPGLLDGTITMKELLEHGDTGIGTGEGLDGELVILDGVPYQVDSDGKVNVVKDDFTLPFANSHFAEYRHLTEIEQLSQPELDKKILSMTSNNTFFSLLVHGTFTNIKTRAVKKSHKPYATLGKTAENQSIFLKESVEGTLLSYYSPQIFDGAAVGGFHHHFLSDDHDFGGHVLGFGGATGQVEIQQFDTLEQHLPIQNKDYMNYDFSDWDILGEIHNAEN from the coding sequence ATGGCAAAAACACATACACTCTATCAACACGGAACTCTAGCATTGCTCGTTCCCGGTCTATTGGATGGAACTATCACGATGAAAGAATTGTTGGAACATGGTGATACTGGAATCGGTACTGGTGAAGGACTTGATGGCGAATTAGTTATTCTCGACGGCGTTCCTTACCAAGTTGATAGCGATGGCAAAGTTAACGTTGTTAAAGATGATTTCACATTGCCATTTGCCAACAGTCACTTCGCTGAATATCGACATTTGACTGAAATCGAACAACTTTCACAGCCAGAATTGGATAAGAAAATTCTTTCAATGACCAGTAACAATACCTTTTTCTCACTACTAGTACACGGAACTTTCACCAATATCAAAACTCGTGCTGTTAAAAAGTCGCACAAACCTTACGCAACTCTTGGTAAGACTGCTGAAAATCAAAGTATCTTTTTGAAAGAATCTGTCGAAGGAACATTGTTAAGCTACTATTCTCCCCAGATTTTTGACGGTGCTGCTGTCGGCGGTTTCCATCACCACTTCCTATCTGATGACCATGATTTTGGTGGTCACGTCTTAGGATTTGGCGGCGCAACTGGTCAAGTTGAAATTCAACAATTCGATACTTTAGAACAACATTTACCTATTCAGAATAAAGATTATATGAATTATGATTTTTCCGATTGGGACATATTGGGAGAAATTCATAACGCTGAAAATTAA
- a CDS encoding DNA-processing protein DprA gives MMLLKVPGIGGQTVRKIMEKEIDVDKSVDNWNFLSELEITIVKKAVTSGKLSDEIWNQYHQEVLQELEQAKAIGVEIISYLDESYPQRLLKLQRFPVILYAMGNIELLNAERMVTIVGTRKPTEYGIECDIELTEWLSLEQGYVVVSGLAQGCDAYTHGTAEKTIAVVAHGLDQPIYPRKNAPLAKSILEKGGLLITTYPLGTKIIPQHLAARDEWQSGLGDGVIVIETGLTGGTHTTISYALKQSKPLAILKFDEYCKNNFGNEKLLNNLAFDGLNGMDTCINFVKRMQREAK, from the coding sequence ATGATGTTGTTAAAAGTTCCCGGAATCGGTGGACAAACGGTGCGTAAGATTATGGAAAAGGAGATTGATGTCGATAAGTCGGTGGATAACTGGAATTTTTTGAGTGAATTGGAGATTACTATCGTTAAAAAGGCTGTTACTAGTGGAAAACTTTCGGATGAAATTTGGAATCAATATCATCAGGAAGTTTTGCAAGAGCTAGAACAAGCAAAAGCCATAGGAGTCGAAATAATTAGTTATCTTGATGAATCTTATCCACAGCGCCTGTTGAAACTGCAACGTTTTCCAGTGATTTTGTACGCAATGGGAAATATTGAATTGTTGAACGCTGAACGGATGGTGACGATTGTTGGTACTAGAAAGCCGACTGAATATGGTATCGAATGTGACATTGAACTGACGGAATGGCTTTCATTAGAACAAGGATATGTCGTGGTCAGTGGATTAGCGCAGGGTTGCGATGCATATACTCATGGTACAGCTGAAAAAACGATTGCGGTGGTGGCTCATGGTTTAGATCAACCAATTTATCCACGGAAAAATGCTCCGCTGGCGAAAAGTATTTTGGAAAAGGGCGGACTATTAATTACCACATATCCACTGGGGACAAAAATTATTCCACAACATTTGGCAGCTCGAGATGAGTGGCAGAGTGGCTTGGGTGATGGAGTAATTGTGATTGAAACTGGTTTGACTGGTGGGACGCACACGACGATTAGTTACGCTTTAAAGCAGTCGAAACCTTTGGCAATCTTGAAATTTGATGAATACTGTAAAAATAATTTTGGTAATGAAAAATTATTGAATAACTTAGCTTTTGATGGGTTGAATGGAATGGATACGTGTATTAACTTTGTGAAAAGAATGCAACGTGAAGCAAAATAA